A region from the Triticum urartu cultivar G1812 chromosome 1, Tu2.1, whole genome shotgun sequence genome encodes:
- the LOC125516750 gene encoding putative leucine-rich repeat receptor-like serine/threonine-protein kinase At2g14440, with translation MRPLLSAAAAAAVLLLLLPLAAGQRLRGFSYQLDCGAASSSTDSRGLRWDPDGPYVSAGSARPLSVQGLLDPALASLRAFPYRTNAKFCYALPVDPNRRYLLRPTFFYGPTSTAPPVFDLIVDGTFWTAVDTADDVLAGSASHYEAVFPARGRNLTFCLGVNPDYTKSGPFINALQVIQLHDSVYNATDFTGSAMGLIARTKFGSTGDVERYPDDSFDRYWQPFPDRKHAVSSTHNVTSADFWNLPPPDVFNTALVAEQNSPLVLQWPPISLQNGSYYVSLYFADTLANSSRTLDVNINDYQFYEGTVTSAGLSVFATQWILSGLTRVILTSKSVLPPLINAGEVFGIFPIGRLTITRDALAMESMKRSLQNIPDDWIGDPCMPHGYAWTGVTCDEGQNIRVISLNFSSMGISGSLSPDIANLTALTDISFANNSLSGTIPDFINLGKLQRLHLNDNKLNGTIAQTLGTIQPLRELFLQGNDLGGAVPQNLLNKTGLTSKFCPGNQFTQPQC, from the exons ATGCGGCCTCTCctcagcgccgccgccgccgccgccgtcctcctcctcctcctccccctcgcCGCCGGCCAGCGACTCCGCGGCTTCTCCTACCAGCTCGACTGCGGCGCCGCGAGCTCCTCCACCGACAGCCGCGGCCTCCGCTGGGACCCCGACGGCCCCTACGTCTCCGCCGGCTCCGCCCGCCCGCTCTCCGTCCAGGGCCTCCTCGACCCCGCCCTCGCCTCCCTCCGCGCCTTCCCGTACCGCACCAACGCCAAGTTCTGCTACGCGCTCCCCGTCGACCCCAACCGCCGCTACCTCCTCCGCCCCACCTTCTTCTACGGCCCCACCTCGACGGCCCCGCCCGTGTTCGACCTCATCGTGGACGGCACCTTCTGGACCGCCGTCGACACCGCCGATGACGTCCTGGCCGGCAGCGCCTCGCACTACGAGGCCGTGTTCCCGGCCAGGGGCAGGAACCTGACCTTCTGCCTCGGCGTCAACCCCGACTACACGAAATCCGGCCCGTTCATCAACGCGCTGCAGGTCATCCAGCTCCATGATTCGGTGTACAACGCCACGGATTTCACGGGCAGCGCCATGGGCCTCATTGCGCGCACCAAGTTTGGCTCGACTGGCGACGTCGAGAG GTACCCTGATGACAGTTTTGACCGCTATTGGCAGCCATTTCCAGACAGAAAACATGCAGTCAGTAGTACCCACAACGTTACCTCAGCCGATTTCTGGAATCTTCCTCCTCCTGACGTATTTAATACAGCTTTGGTAGCAGAACAAAATTCACCCTTGGTGTTGCAATGGCCTCCAATATCTCTTCAGAATGGCAGCTATTATGTTTCTCTTTATTTTGCTGATACATTGGCTAATAGTTCGAGGACCTTGGATGTGAATATTAATGATTACCAGTTTTACGAAGGGACAGTAACATCAGCTGGTCTTTCTGTCTTTGCAACTCAATGGATTCTCTCAGGCCTAACCAGAGTTATATTGACTTCTAAGTCTGTTCTTCCACCACTTATCAATGCTGGCGAAGTCTTTGGAATTTTTCCCATCGGAAGACTGACAATTACACGTGATG CGCTTGCTATGGAGAGTATGAAGAGAAGCCTCCAAAACATACCCGATGATTGGATTGGAGATCCATGTATGCCTCATGGATATGCTTGGACTGGAGTTACATGTGATGAAGGACAAAATATACGTGTCATTTCATT GAACTTTTCAAGTATGGGTATCTCCGGATCTCTGTCACCTGACATTGCAAATCTGACTGCTCTTACTGATAT ATCTTTTGCAAACAATAGCTTGTCTGGAACTATTCCTGATTTCATCAATCTGGGAAAACTCCAACGATT GCACCTGAACGATAACAAGTTGAATGGAACAATAGCTCAGACGTTGGGGACAATTCAGCCTTTGCGTGAACT ATTCTTGCAAGGCAATGATCTGGGTGGAGCAGTTCCACAGAACTTGCTGAACAAAACAGGGTTGACTAGCAA ATTTTGTCCGGGCAATCAGTTCACACAACCACAGTGCTGA
- the LOC125516758 gene encoding argininosuccinate synthase, chloroplastic-like yields the protein MPLPMRRLAAAPSLPAVHPHDSPAPPSVRLRRQHGRVSMERSSTTTARGVSCVMASGKEHAATTSGDEKKGGLRGKLKKVVLAYSGGLDTSVIVPWLRENYGCEVVCFTADVGQGDIELEGLEKKAKASGASQLVVKDLTEEFVGEYIYPCLRAGAVYERKYLLGTSMARPVIAKAMVDVAKEVGADAVAHGCTGKGNDQVRFELTFYALNPELKVVAPWREWDITGREDAIEYAKKHNVPIPVSKKSIYSRDRNLWHLSHEGDILEDPANEPKEDMYMMSVSPENAPSKPEYLEIGIVAGVPTSINGKDLSPATLLAKLNEIGGKHGIGRIDMVENRLVGMKSRGVYETPGGTIMAAAVRELESLTLDRETMQWKDMLALKYAELVYAGRWFDPLRLSMDAFMETITTTTTGSVTLKLYKGSVTVASRKSPYSLYREDISSFENGEIYDQADAEGFIRLYGLPTRVRAMLEKGI from the exons ATGCCGCTCCCGatgcgccgcctcgccgccgctcCCTCCCTCCCAGCCGTGCACCCGCACGACTCCCCTGCGCCGCCCTCCGTTCGGCTCCGGCGACAGCATGGCCGGGTGTCGATGGAGAGGTCCTCGACGACGACGGCCCGAG GTGTTAGTTGCGTGATGGCAAGTGGAAAGGAGCATGCAGCAACTACTAGTGGTGATGAAAAGAAAGGTGGACTGCGTGGCAAACTGAAAAAAGTTGTTCTAGCTTACAGCGGTGGCTTGGATACATCAGTAATTGTTCCATGGCTTAG GGAGAACTATGGCTGTGAAGTCGTCTGTTTCACTGCTGATGTTGGTCAG GGTGACATTGAATTGGAAGGATTGGAGAAAAAGGCAAAAGCTAGCGGTGCAAGCCAGCTTGTTGTGAAGGACTTGACAGAAGAATTTGTTGGTGAATATATATACCCCTGCTTGCGTGCTGGTGCAGTTTACGAAAGAAAGTATCTGCTTGGGACTTCCATGGCTAGGCCTGTTATTGCTAAG GCAATGGTTGATGTTGCCAAGGAAGTTGGCGCAGATGCAGTTGCTCATGGGTGCACTGGGAAGGGCAATGATCAG GTTCGCTTTGAGCTTACATTTTATGCCTTAAATCCGGAACTTAAAGTGGTGGCACCCTGGAGGGAGTGGGATATCACAGGACGTGAAGATGCAATTGAGTATGCAAAGAAACACAATGTGCCAATTCCGGTTTCAAAGAAATCAATATACAGCCGAGATAGAAATTTGTGGCACCTTAGCCATGAG GGTGACATTTTGGAAGATCCAGCAAATGAGCCAAAAGAAGATATGTATATGATGTCTGTTTCTCCAGAAAATGCACCTTCAAAACCTGA GTATCTGGAGATTGGTATAGTTGCTGGTGTTCCTACTTCTATCAACGGTAAAGATCTCTCGCCAGCAACTCTCCTCGCCAAGCTCAACGAAATCGGCGGAAAGCATGGCATCGGGCGCATCGACATGGTGGAGAACCGCCTGGTGGGGATGAAGTCCCGTGGCGTCTACGAGACCCCCGGCGGCACCATCATGGCGGCCGCGGTCCGCGAGCTCGAGTCCCTGACACTGGACCGGGAGACGATGCAGTGGAAGGACATGCTGGCCCTCAAGTACGCGGAGCTCGTCTACGCGGGGCGCTGGTTTGACCCGCTGCGGCTGTCCATGGACGCCTTCATGGAGACCATCACCACGACGACGACCGGGTCGGTGACCCTGAAGCTGTACAAGGGGTCGGTGACCGTCGCGTCCCGGAAGAGCCCCTACAGCCTGTACAGGGAGGACATCTCGTCGTTCGAGAACGGGGAGATCTATGACCAGGCTGACGCTGAGGGTTTCATCAGGCTGTACGGCCTCCCCACCCGGGTCCGCGCGATGCTGGAGAAGGGCATCTAA